Within Actinoplanes sp. L3-i22, the genomic segment CGACGTGCACCCGCTCGTCGGGCAGCGCCACCGACTCCAGCACGCCGTTGGTCAGCGGCTCGTTGGGCTCCGCGTCGATCCCGACCGTGGTGATCTTCGAGTCGGCGGCGACCACCACACCCCGGTAACCGGCGCAGTGGGTGATCGTGCCGACCACCCCGGCCGGCCAGAGCGGCTCGTTGAGCCGGCCGGCCAGGATCGGCTGCGGCGGCACCCCGAGACGGGCCAGCGCGGCGCGCGCGCAGTGCCGGGCGGTGGTGAACTCGCGGCGGCGCTTCTCGATCGCCTTGGCCACGATGCTCTCCTCCTCGGGCAGCAGCGTCGCGTCCGGCGGGTCGTCGAAGGTGTCGACCGCGACCACGTCGGCGGGAAGGATTGTCTCGATCATGATGTCCCCGCAGTGGCTCGGTGGGTCCTCGGGCATCTGCACCGATGTCGATGGATCCGGCATCGTTGCCTGGTGGCTCCATCGTAGGTTCGCGATGACCGGCGGCGATATCACGGCGCGGGCATTCACGGGCCGTGCGCGCCCGGATAAGGGAGTATCGGTGGATCTAAGGGGTCGTGACGCACCGTAGCCGGACCCGGCCGCCCCCGCCACCCCTGTCCACCGCTTGCGAGCAGGGCAGGGGTTGCCGGCCGGGGTGCGTGAGCGCCGCCACTGGGGTGTACGCCCCGTCGATGCCGAGCCTAACTTCATCGGTACCGGTTGCCGACGCCCACGAAGCCTTGGAGGCCTACCCCGATGACCGCGACCACTCTGGACAGCAGCCTGTGGCTGCGCAGCTATCACCCGACCGACGTGGCCCCGATCCGGCTGCTGTGCCTGCCGTACGCCGGCGGGTCCGCCTCCTACTACTTCCCGGTCTCCCGGGCCCTCTCGCCGCGGGTCGAGGTGCTCGCGGTGCAGTACCCCGGCCGCCAGGACCGCCGCGGCGAGCCCGGCATCGGCACCCTGCAGGACCTGGCCCGCGACGTGTACGACCAGATCCGCTACCACGAGGACGACCGCCCGCTGGCGCTGTTCGGGCACAGCATGGGCGCCTCGGTGGCGTTCGAGGTGGCCCGGCTGCTGGAGGCCGACGGCGCCACCCCCGCGCACCTGTTCGTCTCCGGCCGCCGCGCGCCGTCGCAGTTCCGCGACGAGCGGGTGCACCTGCAGAACGACGCCGGGCTGATC encodes:
- a CDS encoding 4'-phosphopantetheinyl transferase — encoded protein: MIETILPADVVAVDTFDDPPDATLLPEEESIVAKAIEKRRREFTTARHCARAALARLGVPPQPILAGRLNEPLWPAGVVGTITHCAGYRGVVVAADSKITTVGIDAEPNEPLTNGVLESVALPDERVHVAELLEARPEIRWDRMLFCAKEAVYKSWFPLAQRWLDFDDAVVTLRPGSAGASTGGFDARLLVVGPRVAGRRLTGFSGRWMVEQGLILTAIVVPVSAPVRPARVRETAGTR
- a CDS encoding thioesterase II family protein, which translates into the protein MTATTLDSSLWLRSYHPTDVAPIRLLCLPYAGGSASYYFPVSRALSPRVEVLAVQYPGRQDRRGEPGIGTLQDLARDVYDQIRYHEDDRPLALFGHSMGASVAFEVARLLEADGATPAHLFVSGRRAPSQFRDERVHLQNDAGLIAEMRRLDGTGGGLLDDPDVLRMVLGVIRNDYRAAETYRWTPGPGLHCPITALTGGGDPKVTLAEAAAWRDHTNAAFDLRVFDGGHFYLNSHQAEVLDTIRTALTPAPRR